A stretch of the Archaeoglobus neptunius genome encodes the following:
- a CDS encoding HAD-IIA family hydrolase, giving the protein MHPLLEKEGFIVDIDGVVGKSKTPIVEGVKAVKRLKEMGKKIIFVSNNSTRSRRILLDRLKSFGLDVTEDEILVATYATARFISKERPGAKVFTTGEKGLMEELELAGLKLVDYDVAEYLVVGSNRGINFDLMTKALRACLRGIRYVATNPDRVFPSEDGPIPGTGMIIGALYWMTGREPDVIVGKPSKVIMEEALNTLGLKSEDVAVVGDQIDVDVAAGKAIGAETLLVLTGVTTKENLQKMINRHGLRPDYVLDSLYSIFEG; this is encoded by the coding sequence ATGCATCCCTTGCTGGAGAAGGAGGGTTTTATCGTCGATATAGATGGTGTTGTGGGTAAAAGCAAAACTCCGATAGTAGAGGGTGTCAAAGCAGTAAAGAGGCTAAAGGAAATGGGGAAGAAGATAATATTCGTCTCGAACAACTCAACGAGGAGCAGAAGGATACTGCTTGACAGGCTCAAATCGTTTGGCCTTGATGTTACTGAGGATGAGATTCTCGTAGCCACTTACGCCACAGCAAGATTCATCTCCAAAGAAAGACCCGGAGCAAAGGTTTTTACAACCGGCGAGAAAGGGTTGATGGAAGAACTTGAACTTGCCGGATTGAAGCTCGTGGACTACGATGTGGCCGAGTACCTCGTAGTCGGATCGAACAGGGGAATAAATTTCGACCTGATGACGAAGGCTCTGAGAGCCTGTCTCAGGGGTATAAGGTATGTCGCCACGAACCCGGACAGAGTTTTTCCATCCGAAGATGGGCCCATTCCCGGAACGGGGATGATTATCGGTGCTCTATACTGGATGACAGGCAGAGAGCCTGATGTGATTGTTGGCAAACCGTCCAAGGTTATAATGGAGGAAGCTCTGAATACACTCGGCCTGAAATCCGAGGATGTTGCGGTCGTTGGAGATCAAATTGATGTAGATGTCGCTGCGGGTAAAGCAATTGGGGCCGAAACACTGCTCGTTTTAACCGGTGTAACAACAAAAGAAAACCTGCAGAAAATGATCAACAGACATGGACTCAGACCTGACTACGTTCTTGATTCCCTCTACAGCATATTCGAAGGGTGA
- a CDS encoding RNA-binding protein, which yields MDTANDYRILLAEKGVEELLRVSQSLQVQGRKKFIEAVKSMASEVQNVKYCYLSPPEIAELENFQNLVNTAESLRGMLPDDREYSTITADYWLEYIKNLPELMQRGEISRAYEAIRYFAGEITSRTDLDSLWLCIFDCGVRLEVVTNSDEYRQGRKAVVAYLPPRKFGKVVSRGMFVLQHDRIAKKGELTIDDIRSIAKMLGEVEALLINLLEK from the coding sequence ATGGATACAGCGAATGATTATCGAATACTGCTTGCAGAGAAGGGAGTGGAAGAGCTGTTAAGAGTGTCCCAGTCTCTACAGGTACAGGGGAGAAAGAAGTTTATTGAGGCCGTAAAATCCATGGCTTCGGAAGTACAGAATGTCAAGTATTGCTACCTCTCCCCTCCAGAGATCGCAGAACTTGAAAATTTTCAAAATCTCGTGAATACGGCTGAATCGCTGAGGGGAATGCTCCCGGATGACAGGGAGTACAGCACGATTACAGCAGATTACTGGCTCGAATACATCAAAAACCTTCCGGAACTCATGCAGAGGGGTGAAATAAGCAGAGCGTATGAGGCCATAAGGTACTTTGCAGGTGAAATTACTTCAAGAACCGACCTAGATAGTTTATGGCTCTGCATTTTCGACTGTGGAGTCAGATTGGAGGTTGTGACTAACAGTGACGAATACAGGCAGGGTAGGAAGGCAGTGGTTGCCTACCTCCCGCCAAGAAAATTCGGAAAAGTCGTTAGCAGAGGGATGTTTGTTCTGCAGCATGACAGAATTGCAAAAAAAGGGGAACTCACAATAGACGATATAAGGAGCATTGCCAAGATGCTCGGTGAGGTCGAGGCTCTTTTGATCAATCTTCTGGAGAAGTAA
- the acsC gene encoding acetyl-CoA decarbonylase/synthase complex subunit gamma, translating into MKIKSPLEVYNYLPRTNCGECGFDTCMSFAAHVIDRSVSVMDCKPLVEEAEKDPKVKKKLEELLELTATEVAEVTIGVGDNAVKIGGEEVLHRHELTFFNPTAFFYDVWDTMDDKAIEERCDRVVSYKKFYVGNFLTLDGIAVRCTSNDPKRYREVVKKVASYGKPLILVALDPECMKAALEEIADQRPLMYAATEGNWKEFLKLALDYRVPVTLRSKDLDVLKSMAVTFKQAGVTDIVLDPVTEPLGEGLKGTFERVIQLRKTAIAGQDKDVAYPIMVTPIAAWLIDGDDVSKAYWEAVIASMFIVKYGDIMIFRSLDQHVVMPTITLRFNIYTDPRTPVQVEPGLKPINDPTPDDPVFITTNFALTYYTVESDLTSGGIKGWLLVLNTEGLGVEVSVAGGQFTASKVKELMEETGIADKVNHKYLIIPGLAARLQGAIEDETGWNVLVGPMDSGRIKGWLEKNWPPK; encoded by the coding sequence ATGAAGATAAAAAGCCCGCTCGAAGTGTACAACTATCTTCCAAGAACAAACTGTGGAGAGTGTGGATTTGACACCTGCATGAGCTTTGCGGCTCACGTAATCGACAGGTCAGTGTCTGTGATGGACTGCAAACCACTGGTTGAGGAGGCCGAGAAGGATCCAAAGGTGAAAAAGAAACTCGAAGAGCTCCTTGAGCTAACAGCTACTGAGGTAGCGGAGGTAACGATTGGAGTGGGAGATAATGCTGTTAAAATAGGTGGTGAAGAAGTCCTCCACAGACACGAGCTCACGTTCTTCAATCCGACGGCCTTTTTCTACGATGTATGGGATACGATGGATGATAAGGCAATTGAGGAGAGATGCGACAGAGTTGTCAGCTACAAAAAATTCTATGTGGGCAACTTTCTAACCCTGGACGGTATTGCGGTAAGATGCACATCCAACGACCCCAAGAGATACAGGGAAGTTGTTAAGAAGGTTGCCAGCTATGGAAAGCCGCTGATCCTCGTAGCACTCGATCCGGAGTGCATGAAAGCGGCCCTGGAAGAGATTGCAGATCAAAGACCCCTGATGTACGCAGCTACAGAAGGGAACTGGAAAGAATTTCTGAAGCTTGCCCTTGACTACAGGGTTCCCGTAACTCTTAGGTCCAAGGATCTTGATGTGCTCAAGAGTATGGCTGTGACCTTCAAACAGGCAGGTGTTACCGATATTGTCCTCGATCCCGTAACAGAACCTCTCGGAGAGGGATTGAAGGGGACGTTTGAAAGGGTCATCCAGCTCCGAAAAACTGCCATTGCCGGTCAGGACAAGGATGTTGCCTATCCCATAATGGTTACTCCGATAGCTGCCTGGTTGATTGACGGTGATGACGTAAGTAAAGCATACTGGGAGGCTGTAATTGCAAGCATGTTCATCGTAAAGTACGGAGACATAATGATTTTCAGGAGCCTGGATCAGCACGTTGTCATGCCAACGATAACACTCAGGTTCAACATCTACACAGATCCGAGAACACCCGTTCAGGTTGAGCCCGGACTCAAGCCGATCAACGATCCGACACCTGATGATCCGGTGTTCATAACAACGAACTTTGCTCTGACCTACTACACCGTCGAAAGCGACCTGACCAGCGGTGGAATTAAGGGATGGCTGCTCGTTCTGAACACGGAAGGTCTGGGTGTCGAAGTCAGCGTTGCAGGCGGGCAGTTCACCGCCTCTAAAGTTAAAGAGCTCATGGAGGAGACAGGAATTGCCGATAAAGTCAATCACAAATACCTGATAATTCCGGGACTTGCAGCAAGATTGCAGGGAGCTATTGAGGATGAGACCGGATGGAACGTGCTGGTTGGACCAATGGATTCGGGAAGAATTAAAGGGTGGCTTGAGAAGAACTGGCCACCCAAGTAG
- the cdhD gene encoding CO dehydrogenase/acetyl-CoA synthase subunit delta gives MATKKFTLEEFLELLKKYNVEEIEGVKIEGDLEIEFEGGAGIDLSAIAPLYSMLSEFGNFLYHANMALGYLQRLSAALGIPTPFAAQPAMPAAPAAPTAEVPAVEEVKIPEELIKAKFEPYKEEYPGAIEEVVLGATKADGGSREYTITLGGEKSLAFYTFDAPQPHLPAIAIDVFDRRPMLAKAVRMHYDDVLDDPAEWAKKCVKKFGADLVTLHLISTDPLLDDTPASEAVKVLEDVLQAVKCPIIVGGSGNKEKDPEVLEKAAEVAEGERILLASATLDMDWERIANAAKKYGHVVLSWTQMDINNQKTLNRYLLKRVEVPRDSIVMDPTTAALGYGLDYAFTNMERIRISGLKGDTDLNFPISSGTTNAWGAREAWMIDSPIEDDTPWGPRELRGPIWEIITGLTLSLAGVDLFMMMHPIAVAVLKEVFNTLGGKVSGGVSDPGEWIFMEV, from the coding sequence TTGGCAACGAAAAAATTCACGCTTGAGGAGTTTTTGGAGCTGCTCAAAAAGTACAATGTTGAAGAGATAGAGGGTGTAAAAATTGAGGGAGACCTCGAAATTGAGTTTGAAGGTGGAGCTGGGATAGATCTATCTGCAATCGCTCCACTTTACTCAATGCTTTCTGAATTCGGGAATTTCCTGTATCACGCAAATATGGCGCTGGGATACTTGCAGCGACTTTCGGCTGCTCTCGGCATCCCGACACCTTTCGCAGCTCAGCCAGCAATGCCAGCAGCTCCAGCTGCTCCGACAGCGGAAGTTCCCGCTGTTGAGGAGGTTAAAATACCTGAGGAACTTATCAAAGCTAAATTCGAACCTTACAAAGAGGAATATCCCGGTGCAATCGAGGAGGTTGTGCTTGGAGCAACAAAGGCAGACGGTGGGAGCAGAGAGTACACAATAACCCTTGGTGGAGAGAAGAGTCTGGCTTTCTACACTTTCGATGCTCCGCAGCCACACCTCCCGGCCATAGCTATTGACGTTTTCGACAGAAGACCAATGCTGGCAAAAGCCGTGAGGATGCACTACGATGACGTTCTTGATGATCCTGCAGAGTGGGCCAAAAAGTGTGTGAAGAAGTTTGGTGCCGATCTTGTGACACTTCATCTGATCAGTACTGACCCGCTTCTCGACGATACTCCGGCAAGCGAGGCCGTTAAGGTTCTTGAAGACGTTCTTCAGGCAGTCAAATGTCCGATAATTGTGGGTGGCAGCGGAAACAAGGAAAAGGATCCAGAAGTGCTCGAAAAGGCTGCAGAGGTTGCAGAGGGAGAGAGAATACTGCTGGCATCGGCCACCCTTGACATGGACTGGGAGAGAATAGCAAATGCAGCGAAGAAGTACGGGCATGTGGTTCTGAGCTGGACTCAGATGGATATAAACAACCAGAAAACGCTAAACAGGTATTTGCTGAAGAGGGTTGAGGTGCCGAGGGACAGCATCGTTATGGACCCAACAACCGCAGCTCTTGGTTACGGACTTGACTATGCTTTTACAAACATGGAGAGAATAAGGATAAGCGGTCTTAAGGGCGACACCGACCTGAACTTCCCGATATCAAGCGGTACGACGAATGCCTGGGGAGCGAGAGAAGCATGGATGATAGACTCCCCGATTGAGGATGACACACCATGGGGACCCAGAGAGCTGAGAGGCCCAATCTGGGAAATAATCACAGGTCTAACACTCTCACTGGCCGGTGTGGACCTATTCATGATGATGCACCCGATTGCTGTCGCCGTGCTGAAAGAAGTCTTCAACACCCTTGGCGGGAAGGTTAGCGGTGGTGTGTCTGATCCGGGCGAATGGATTTTCATGGAGGTGTGA
- a CDS encoding ATP-binding protein, translated as MTVIAVAGKGGTGKTLVSALLINFISEKTTSVLAVDADPDSNLPEALGVEDQLGKTLGEIRELFQVSRDEMGSMNKEQWLEGKIYAEAICECPRYDLLVMGRPEGEGCYCFANSLLRGVLKRLMRHYDYIVIDTEAGLEHFSRRTIDSADYIIIVTDMSRKGLATARRIKELAGELKLNFKKIFLIANRITSDEAKSTIEKFADEEGLELLAVLPYDSSIAEIDLRGDPVTKIDHSSEVYKKMRDVSDLILKLSAYAR; from the coding sequence ATGACAGTAATAGCGGTGGCAGGCAAAGGAGGGACAGGAAAAACCCTCGTTTCCGCCCTCCTCATTAATTTTATCTCTGAAAAAACTACCAGCGTTCTGGCTGTGGATGCAGATCCTGACAGCAATCTTCCTGAAGCACTCGGAGTTGAAGACCAGCTCGGTAAAACTCTTGGAGAAATCAGAGAGCTGTTTCAGGTTAGCAGAGATGAAATGGGTTCAATGAACAAGGAACAGTGGCTTGAAGGAAAGATTTACGCCGAGGCTATATGCGAGTGCCCGAGATACGATCTGCTCGTTATGGGAAGACCGGAAGGAGAGGGGTGCTACTGCTTTGCAAATTCACTGCTGAGGGGAGTGCTGAAGAGGCTGATGAGGCATTATGATTACATAGTTATCGATACTGAAGCAGGACTGGAACACTTCAGCAGGAGGACGATTGACAGTGCAGACTACATTATAATAGTCACGGACATGTCGAGAAAGGGTCTGGCAACTGCCAGAAGAATAAAGGAGCTGGCCGGTGAGCTAAAGCTGAACTTTAAAAAGATATTTCTGATAGCCAACAGAATTACCAGCGACGAGGCGAAATCCACGATTGAGAAATTTGCCGATGAGGAGGGACTTGAACTCCTTGCTGTGCTGCCATATGACAGCAGTATTGCGGAGATAGATCTCAGGGGAGATCCGGTTACGAAAATCGATCACAGTTCTGAAGTTTATAAAAAGATGAGGGATGTTTCTGATTTGATCTTGAAATTATCAGCCTATGCGAGGTGA
- the cdhC gene encoding CO dehydrogenase/CO-methylating acetyl-CoA synthase complex subunit beta, producing the protein MVERKRIEIPEGVKVKESEGEEAEFPFDISPMYEGERIRKGDMYVELGGPSQPGFELVMALPLDQVEDMKVTLIGPDLDEMEEGSTQPYAMIYYIAGSQVETDLEPVIERRNHDFQNYIEGYMHLNQRYDIWIRIGKNAIKKGLKSLIEIAKATMMLYKNELPFIEKIEAVYITDKDLVEKLLNELAMPIFEERDARVEALSDEDVDEFYSCTLCQSFAPTNVCVVSPDRPSLCGAITWFDGRAAAKVDPEGPNRAIPKGDLLDPIGGEYSGVNEFAKQESGGEYDRIKLHSFFEYPHTSCGCFEVIGFYMPEVDGIGWVHRGYAEPAPNGLTFSTMAGQTGGGKQVVGFLGIGIAYFRSKKFIQADGGWYRVVWMPKELKERVAKYIPDDIRDKIATEEDAKTLDELREFLKKVDHPVVTGVVRPVDGQKITNGWVEEEEEVEEEAEAAEAPAEAAPAAAQPAAMQPMQMQPMPFQMPALQMPAPASTTAPAGIKLVIKDAKITIDKVIIRKAEKEKKGGK; encoded by the coding sequence ATGGTTGAAAGGAAAAGAATTGAGATCCCGGAAGGGGTAAAGGTCAAGGAGAGTGAAGGGGAAGAGGCAGAGTTTCCATTCGACATTTCTCCAATGTATGAGGGAGAAAGGATCAGAAAGGGCGATATGTACGTGGAGCTTGGTGGACCGTCACAGCCGGGCTTCGAGCTTGTTATGGCGTTGCCTCTGGATCAGGTAGAAGACATGAAGGTCACTCTCATCGGTCCGGATCTCGATGAGATGGAAGAGGGGTCCACACAGCCGTATGCAATGATATACTATATTGCCGGTTCGCAGGTTGAGACTGACCTCGAGCCCGTCATAGAGAGAAGAAATCACGACTTCCAGAACTACATCGAGGGTTACATGCATCTCAATCAGAGGTACGACATCTGGATAAGAATTGGAAAAAACGCAATCAAGAAGGGGCTCAAGAGTCTTATTGAGATTGCAAAGGCCACAATGATGCTATACAAGAATGAACTGCCATTCATTGAGAAAATAGAGGCTGTGTACATAACGGACAAGGATCTGGTTGAGAAACTGCTGAATGAGCTGGCGATGCCAATATTTGAGGAGAGAGATGCAAGAGTTGAGGCACTCAGCGATGAGGATGTTGATGAGTTCTACTCATGCACGCTATGTCAGTCATTTGCTCCAACCAACGTTTGTGTTGTCTCACCAGACAGGCCGTCACTCTGTGGAGCGATAACCTGGTTTGATGGCAGAGCTGCTGCAAAGGTTGATCCTGAGGGGCCAAACAGGGCCATACCAAAAGGAGATCTGCTCGATCCAATCGGTGGTGAATACAGCGGGGTTAACGAGTTCGCAAAGCAGGAAAGTGGTGGAGAGTATGACAGAATAAAGCTGCACAGCTTCTTTGAGTATCCACACACGAGCTGTGGTTGTTTTGAGGTTATAGGCTTCTACATGCCTGAAGTTGACGGAATTGGATGGGTTCACAGAGGTTACGCTGAGCCGGCTCCGAATGGCCTTACATTCTCAACGATGGCCGGACAGACTGGTGGTGGAAAGCAGGTTGTCGGCTTCCTGGGTATTGGTATAGCCTACTTCAGAAGCAAGAAGTTCATTCAGGCTGATGGTGGATGGTACAGGGTTGTATGGATGCCAAAGGAGCTTAAGGAAAGAGTGGCGAAGTACATACCTGACGACATCAGAGACAAGATCGCAACTGAGGAAGATGCCAAAACCCTTGACGAACTGAGAGAGTTCCTGAAGAAGGTTGATCATCCCGTGGTCACCGGTGTTGTTAGGCCTGTTGATGGACAGAAGATCACAAACGGATGGGTTGAGGAAGAAGAGGAAGTTGAAGAGGAGGCGGAAGCTGCTGAGGCACCAGCAGAAGCTGCTCCCGCTGCAGCACAGCCGGCAGCAATGCAGCCAATGCAGATGCAACCCATGCCATTCCAGATGCCAGCTTTGCAGATGCCCGCTCCCGCATCCACCACCGCACCTGCAGGGATTAAGCTTGTGATCAAGGACGCAAAGATCACCATCGATAAGGTTATCATCAGGAAGGCCGAGAAGGAGAAGAAGGGTGGGAAGTGA
- a CDS encoding oligosaccharyl transferase, archaeosortase A system-associated: protein MQDSKVMLKKYWHLPILIVAAAISFKLRVLNPWDSVFTWTVRLGGNDPWYYYRLIENTIHNFPARIWFDPFTHYPYGSYTHFGPFLVYLGAIAGIIFGATSGESLRAVLAFIPAIGGILIIFPIYMLAREVFGKKTAVMAAFLAAIIPGQFLQRSMLGFNDHHIWEAFWQVTVLGTFLLAYNRWKDRPLRENLNSKQVLYPVVSGLSIGLYMLAWAPGFISAFLILAFVFFAMLLKEFVDSDTKNLTAIASISLIIASLIYLPFAFHYSGFSTTLYSPFQLLVLSGSAVISGVFYQLGKLADDGFFEKVGINRKYGLPAAILTLTAILTGIVFVIAPDFARNLQYILRVIQPKGGSLTVAEVYPFFFTHNGEFTLANAVLHFGSLFFFGMAGIFYGAYRIVKQRRFVEISLMIWAIAMFIALWGENRFAYYFAAVTAIYSALILNVIFERFHLYKAIESTVGVKTKFSSFRVAVAILLAIAAVYPTYAFADAQSYYAGGPQKQWYDALMWMREHTPDKEKYDNFYYQLYPTPASNKKPYSYPFATYGVISWWDYGHWIEAIAHRMPIANPFQAGIGNKYNNVPGASSFFTAENESYAEWVAKQLNVKYVVSDVEMETGKFYAMAVWAEGDLHLAEKYYAGFMYVTQGGQIGYATSRWDVPPNSVIIPLRIPSELYYRTMEARLHLFDGSGLAHYRMIYESDLPSEWKRYSSFVDLTNQSLVTTVAFQEAMRRAIYGVEPSMGTQEVLYKYAYNQLYKNKIGIPVKLSPSGYVKIFERVKGAVVTGKVGSNVTEVVVNATILTNQNRTFEYYTTAKVVNGHYTVILPYSHDSSYPVKPVTPYYLRAGGVIKKLTLTEKEVVNGETVRLDLI from the coding sequence ATGCAAGATTCAAAAGTGATGCTCAAAAAATACTGGCACCTGCCAATTCTGATAGTAGCTGCGGCAATATCCTTCAAACTTAGGGTTCTCAACCCCTGGGACAGTGTTTTCACATGGACTGTCAGACTGGGGGGTAACGATCCCTGGTACTATTACAGACTTATCGAAAACACGATACATAACTTCCCTGCCAGAATCTGGTTCGACCCCTTCACCCACTATCCTTACGGCTCCTACACGCACTTTGGGCCGTTTTTAGTCTATCTTGGGGCCATAGCAGGAATTATTTTTGGAGCAACTAGTGGAGAGAGCTTGAGGGCTGTTCTTGCATTTATTCCGGCAATCGGTGGAATACTGATAATATTTCCAATATATATGCTTGCAAGAGAAGTTTTTGGCAAAAAAACTGCTGTGATGGCTGCATTTTTGGCTGCAATCATCCCCGGACAATTTTTGCAAAGAAGCATGTTGGGGTTCAACGATCACCACATATGGGAGGCTTTCTGGCAGGTGACTGTTCTCGGAACGTTTTTACTTGCATACAACCGCTGGAAGGATAGGCCACTGCGAGAAAACCTGAATTCCAAGCAGGTTTTATATCCGGTAGTTTCGGGACTTTCAATAGGTCTCTACATGCTTGCGTGGGCCCCGGGATTCATCTCTGCCTTCCTTATTCTTGCATTCGTCTTCTTCGCAATGCTCCTCAAAGAATTTGTTGACTCGGACACAAAAAATCTGACTGCAATAGCGTCAATTTCTTTAATAATCGCTTCTTTAATTTATCTGCCATTTGCATTTCACTACAGTGGTTTCAGCACGACACTTTACTCCCCCTTCCAGCTTCTCGTACTCTCTGGCTCAGCAGTAATTTCAGGTGTGTTTTACCAGTTGGGCAAACTGGCAGATGATGGATTTTTTGAAAAAGTTGGGATAAACAGGAAATACGGCCTACCAGCAGCAATTCTGACACTCACAGCAATCCTGACGGGCATTGTTTTTGTTATCGCTCCCGACTTTGCGAGAAATCTGCAGTACATCCTCCGGGTTATTCAGCCAAAGGGAGGTTCATTAACAGTTGCCGAGGTGTATCCATTCTTCTTCACACACAATGGAGAATTCACTCTGGCAAATGCCGTACTGCACTTTGGCTCTCTGTTCTTTTTCGGTATGGCAGGGATTTTTTACGGAGCGTACAGGATCGTGAAGCAAAGAAGATTCGTGGAAATTAGCCTTATGATATGGGCAATCGCAATGTTTATCGCTCTGTGGGGTGAGAACAGGTTTGCCTACTACTTTGCAGCGGTTACCGCAATTTACTCTGCACTCATTCTAAATGTAATTTTCGAGAGGTTTCACCTTTACAAAGCCATTGAAAGTACGGTGGGGGTTAAGACCAAATTCAGCTCGTTCAGAGTTGCTGTGGCAATTCTTCTGGCAATTGCTGCAGTTTATCCGACCTACGCTTTTGCGGATGCTCAAAGCTACTACGCTGGTGGACCACAGAAACAGTGGTACGACGCCTTAATGTGGATGAGAGAACATACTCCGGATAAAGAAAAGTACGATAATTTCTACTACCAGTTATATCCAACACCCGCAAGCAACAAAAAGCCCTACAGCTATCCATTTGCCACCTACGGCGTCATAAGCTGGTGGGACTACGGACACTGGATTGAAGCGATAGCACACCGAATGCCGATAGCCAACCCATTCCAGGCGGGGATCGGGAACAAGTACAACAACGTTCCCGGAGCATCGTCATTCTTTACCGCAGAGAATGAGAGCTATGCCGAGTGGGTGGCAAAGCAGCTTAATGTTAAGTACGTTGTAAGCGATGTTGAAATGGAAACGGGTAAATTCTATGCAATGGCTGTATGGGCTGAGGGAGACCTACACCTTGCAGAAAAGTATTACGCCGGATTCATGTATGTAACACAGGGAGGACAGATTGGTTACGCCACATCCAGGTGGGATGTCCCTCCAAATTCAGTGATAATACCCCTCAGAATACCCAGTGAGCTGTACTACAGAACTATGGAAGCAAGACTGCATCTTTTTGACGGAAGCGGCCTTGCCCACTACAGGATGATATATGAAAGTGATCTCCCCTCAGAATGGAAGAGATACAGCTCGTTTGTGGATCTCACCAACCAGAGCCTCGTTACCACCGTTGCATTTCAGGAAGCGATGCGGAGAGCGATATATGGCGTTGAACCCTCAATGGGTACTCAGGAAGTGCTGTATAAGTATGCGTACAATCAGCTCTACAAAAACAAAATTGGAATCCCCGTCAAACTCAGTCCGTCTGGATATGTGAAGATATTCGAGAGAGTTAAGGGGGCGGTTGTGACCGGAAAAGTCGGAAGTAATGTAACAGAGGTTGTGGTAAACGCCACCATACTCACGAATCAAAACAGAACCTTCGAGTACTACACCACTGCAAAAGTTGTCAATGGCCATTACACGGTCATCCTTCCGTACTCTCACGATTCCAGCTATCCTGTGAAGCCTGTGACTCCATACTACCTGCGTGCAGGTGGGGTTATCAAGAAGCTTACACTCACCGAGAAAGAAGTTGTCAACGGTGAGACAGTTAGACTGGATTTGATTTAA
- the dph5 gene encoding diphthine synthase encodes MITFVGLGLWDIEDISIKGYNAVKEADEVFIEFYTSRISSSLDEIEKFFGRNVRVLERSDLEENSFKIIEAGKERDVVILTPGDPMVATTHSSIKLEAERRGVKTRIIHGASIISAVCGLTGLHNYRFGKSATVSWHTSRTPADVIKSNLKIDAHTLLFLDLHPSPMRVNDAIEKLIVIDDGLRKVYGVGIARAGSESAVVRCDRLERLKDIDFGEPLHILIILAKTLHFMEYECLREFASAPEELKRLVV; translated from the coding sequence ATGATTACCTTCGTTGGTCTGGGATTGTGGGACATTGAAGATATATCAATCAAGGGATACAATGCTGTAAAAGAAGCTGATGAAGTTTTCATAGAGTTCTATACCTCCAGGATATCCTCCAGCCTGGATGAAATTGAAAAATTTTTTGGTAGAAACGTCAGAGTCCTGGAAAGGTCAGATCTGGAGGAAAACAGCTTTAAAATCATTGAGGCAGGGAAGGAAAGAGATGTGGTCATTCTTACCCCGGGCGATCCCATGGTTGCCACAACACACTCATCAATAAAACTTGAGGCGGAGAGAAGGGGTGTGAAAACGAGAATTATTCACGGTGCCAGTATAATCAGTGCTGTGTGTGGGCTTACGGGATTGCACAACTACCGGTTTGGTAAATCTGCAACTGTTAGCTGGCATACCTCAAGAACGCCTGCAGACGTGATAAAGTCAAATTTGAAAATCGATGCACATACTCTTCTCTTTCTGGACCTTCATCCAAGTCCAATGAGGGTAAACGATGCCATAGAAAAGCTCATTGTAATTGACGATGGGCTGAGGAAAGTTTACGGCGTTGGCATAGCGAGAGCTGGAAGCGAAAGTGCTGTAGTGAGATGTGACAGGCTGGAAAGGTTGAAAGACATTGATTTTGGAGAGCCGTTGCACATTCTGATCATTCTTGCAAAAACACTTCATTTCATGGAATACGAGTGTTTAAGAGAATTTGCCAGCGCCCCTGAAGAGCTGAAGAGGCTGGTGGTTTGA
- a CDS encoding GIY-YIG nuclease family protein: MVSYIVILQNDTDIKLKVGSLGRVTFRAGYYYYVGSANNGVHRIRRHFAEKKATRWHIDYISSIMCAIGAVILKESECNVALKLGEVLEGIRNFGCSDCRCWSHLFYSPNLTLEFLST, translated from the coding sequence GTGGTCTCCTACATTGTAATACTTCAAAATGATACTGACATCAAACTTAAAGTTGGCAGTCTGGGAAGAGTGACCTTCAGGGCCGGTTACTACTACTACGTCGGAAGCGCAAATAATGGAGTCCACAGGATAAGAAGACATTTTGCCGAGAAAAAAGCAACGAGGTGGCACATAGATTACATTTCGAGCATAATGTGCGCAATTGGTGCTGTAATTCTGAAGGAGTCGGAGTGCAATGTAGCTCTGAAACTGGGTGAGGTGCTTGAAGGAATCAGGAATTTTGGATGTTCTGACTGCAGGTGCTGGTCGCACCTCTTCTATTCACCGAATCTCACCCTGGAGTTTTTATCCACATAA